In the genome of Vicia villosa cultivar HV-30 ecotype Madison, WI unplaced genomic scaffold, Vvil1.0 ctg.000351F_1_1, whole genome shotgun sequence, one region contains:
- the LOC131627158 gene encoding uncharacterized protein LOC131627158 — translation MEAAKVLSHSKVVPFGFSIVSNNVSLRPFSKQLHADAVNSSNQLHPRPKCMNFQLNCSCTYGKPFSSLLKPVRKRADLLPLPRCSISNEVSTDSSNPVLTYFKNLSFDSIKATALQLTPIDIVKLTAILSVITTATKWTINTLLNPFFWMYFSWTWMYWPWLVAVVLAAYGLYCFQKHMLGEANIFEQLAIVTSAFTWLTLVPPAYFNGYLEGWPLVFFFVYHYFFFFNVSVRKRLYGDYYARRHDPKWDVNLPMFSRLLFSAGIMVGHWLAAFEGPELSLIPGGWSNLGIWGLIITTLLFHYNATLYLAKYSENVVVPTSVVQFGPYRWLRHPVYSSTALLFVTYCIALRAPLSLLFIVAICLLYYKQKADMEEALMVETFGQRYTEYASKVKYKFIPFIY, via the coding sequence ATGGAAGCGGCAAAAGTTCTTTCACACTCCAAAGTTGTACCTTTTGGTTTTTCTATTGTGAGCAACAATGTCTCTCTGAGACCTTTCAGTAAACAACTTCATGCTGATGCGGTTAATAGTAGTAATCAACTCCACCCAAGACCCAAGTGCATGAATTTTCAATTGAATTGCAGTTGCACCTACGGAAAACCCTTTTCCTCCTTACTTAAACCAGTACGAAAAAGGGCTGATTTGTTACCTCTACCCAGATGCTCTATTTCCAATGAAGTCAGCACAGATTCTAGTAATCCAGTCCTAACATACTTCAAAAACCTATCATTTGATTCGATAAAAGCTACCGCTCTGCAGTTGACTCCAATTGATATAGTAAAGTTGACGGCGATACTGTCTGTCATAACTACAGCCACAAAATGGACTATTAATACGCTCTTAAATCCTTTCTTCTGGATGTATTTTAGCTGGACTTGGATGTATTGGCCATGGTTGGTGGCCGTAGTGCTTGCAGCTTATGGGTTATATTGCTTTCAGAAACACATGCTCGGTGAGGCAAACATATTTGAGCAATTGGCGATTGTTACATCAGCTTTTACATGGCTCACCCTTGTTCCACCAGCTTATTTCAATGGCTACCTTGAAGGCTGGCCTTTGGTTTTCTTTTTTGTATATCATTACTTCTTTTTCTTCAATGTCAGTGTCCGGAAGCGGTTGTACGGAGATTATTATGCTCGGCGTCATGACCCGAAATGGGATGTGAACTTGCCAATGTTTTCTCGCCTTTTGTTCAGTGCAGGAATCATGGTTGGCCATTGGCTTGCAGCATTCGAAGGCCCAGAGCTTAGCCTCATACCGGGCGGGTGGAGCAATCTTGGAATCTGGGGTTTGATTATTACAACTCTGCTGTTTCATTATAATGCCACATTATATCTTGCCAAGTATTCAGAAAATGTGGTGGTTCCAACTTCTGTTGTGCAATTTGGACCTTATCGCTGGTTGCGTCATCCAGTATACTCGTCAACAGCGCTTTTGTTTGTAACATATTGCATTGCGCTTCGAGCACCGCTGAGTCTGCTATTCATTGTAGCTATTTGTTTGTTGTATTATAAGCAAAAGGCAGATATGGAGGAGGCTTTGATGGTTGAGACTTTTGGCCAGAGATACACCGAATATGCAAGCAAAGTTAAGTACAAGTTTATTCCTTTTATCTATTAG